A genomic window from Silene latifolia isolate original U9 population chromosome Y, ASM4854445v1, whole genome shotgun sequence includes:
- the LOC141629612 gene encoding secreted RxLR effector protein 161-like — MVKCNPNDVSIQKGDKFSLSMCPKTELERNAMKNIPYASLVGSLMYAQVCTRPDISFAVGMLGRYQSNPGMGHWSAAKKVLRYLQGTRDKMLTYRHTDQLEVIGYADSDFGGCVDSRKSTFGYVFALAVGEISWNSAKQTIIASSTMEAEFVACFEATIQDLWLRNFLSGISIMNSVARPLKIYCDNAATVFFSKNDRYSKSIKHMEMKYLSVKEEVRKNTVSIEHITTSANIADPLTKRLPPKTF; from the coding sequence ATGGTAAAATGTAATCCCAATGATGTTTCTATTCAGAAAGGGGATAAGTTCAGCTTAAGTATGTGTCCTAAGACTGAACTAGAACGAAATGCCATGAAAAACATTCCTTATGCATCTCTAGTTGGAAGCTTAATGTATGCACAAGTCTGTACAAGACCTGACATAAGTTTTGCAGTGGGTATGTTAGGTCGATATCAGTCCAATCCTGGAATGGGTCATTGGAGTGCGGCTAAGAAAGTTTTAAGGTACTTACAGGGAACAAGGGACAAAATGCTCACTTATAGACATACTGATCAGCTTGAGGTTATTGGATATGCTGACTCAGATTTTGGAGGATGTGTGGACTCAAGGAAAAGCACCTTTGGTTATGTGTTTGCTTTAGCTGTGGGGGAAATCTCCTGGAATAGTGCTAAACAGACGATTATTGCCTCATCCACTATGGAAGCTGAATTTGTAGCGTGCTTTGAGGCTACTATTCAAGATTTATGGTTGCGGAACTTTCTTTCAGGGATTAGCATTATGAATTCTGTTGCAAGGCCGCTGAAAATTTACTGTGATAATGCCGCAACTGTCTTCTTTTCGAAGAATGATAGGTATTCTAAAAGTATAAaacacatggaaatgaaatacctATCAGTTAAGGAGGAAGTTCGGAAAAACACTGTGTCAATTGAGCACATCACGACTAGTGCCAATATAGCAGATCCTTTAACTAAGAGGTTACCTCCAAAGACATTTTGA
- the LOC141629613 gene encoding uncharacterized protein LOC141629613: MRASQDRQKSYADTRRSDISFEVGEKLRRYLSDPSHVLSPEVIKVDEQLSYLETPKEILDRKVRKTRNGETALVKVLWTNHNVEEATWETEASMRESYPHLFA; encoded by the exons atgagagcttcCCAGGACAGACAGAAGAGCTATGCTGACACTAGGAGAAGTGACATTTCTTTCGAGGTGGGGGAAAAG TTGCGGAGGTACTTgagcgatccatcacatgtgttgagTCCTGAGGTGATCAAGGTGGATGAGCAGTTGTCCTATCTGGAGACACCTAAGGAAATTTTGgacaggaaagtgaggaagaccaGGAATGGAGAGACAGCTTTGGTGAAAGTCTTGTGGACTAACCAcaatgttgaggaagctacatgggagactGAGGCTTCCATGAGGGAAAGCTATCCACACTTGTTTGCATga